The Festucalex cinctus isolate MCC-2025b chromosome 6, RoL_Fcin_1.0, whole genome shotgun sequence genomic sequence GAGTACATTTTTCACAGCCGCGTTAAAGCAGAGTGCATCATATAAACAAAttgatttgaaaacattttccacCATGAATGGGATCTATAACCactgtatattttttcttttcatgtcaCCAGGTTCCCCTCGGACACTACCCAGAGGACCATTTTACAGAGAAGACCCCACGCCAGCTGCAAAAGGATTTTAAAGACAAGCTTGACGAtttgtcaaaacaaatcaatgagAGAAACAAAGATCTAGAAATCCCTTACACTTACCTGGATCCAAAGACAATAGAAAACAGTGTGGCCATCTAACCATCGGAAAGTCAATGGCTTTGAGAACAACTGGCTTAAGTGATGATACGCAAATTGAGTACTTGTATCTAATTGGAGAAGGAAAATCTCACTGGATACACAGCATAGAAATATCTGAGACGTAAGATCATTTCATTTCCATGATTTTCTTACTGGACAATTTTAGAAACAACTGGATGTCAACACCAAATGTAGAGTTGCTCATGTTGTTGGTTTGAAATGCAAATGATCTGATTGATTAAACCCCCCCCAACAACCGCACCACTTCCCCATTTTCGAGAGATCGcacctattgtttttgtttgtaactgttctttaatttgttaaataaaaactactctacacaaaacaagttttttatttacagttgaTATGACTTCACCTTCTGGTTGTACAAAATGCAAAGCTATCAACTTGACACACCAGATGGAGTGAAGCTTCTACAAACTTCAAAATTAAAATAGACTTTAATGTGAAAGGCCTTATCTTTCATGAGAAAGCTACAGTTCGAACCATGAATCAGCCGTTTCTCGTACAGGTCCGGGTCTGACgttacttaaaaaacaaaacaaaacaaaaaaaaacctgttggaTGTACCTCCCACTAATTAGCATATACAGTACAGGTATATTAAAAGCTCTTGTGTCAGGTTGTCTCTAGCAAAAAGCACAACTGCTCTTCCCATATTCGGATACCTTATTTTTTCCGGAGCAACAATGGTGGATTATGAAGTGACCGTCTACACTGACGACCGAGTTAACGCCTCCACCGTGAACCCTGTGCACATTAAACTGGTGGGAACAAATGGCGACAGTGAACGCACGTGGCTGAAGTCTTTGATTATCTTCAGAGGATCAGTAAGTCTTTTTCGGTGGTCCTAAAAGTTGTACCCGGAGTGCTAAAGGCTGATTTATTACCAAGCAAGTGGCTCACAAATAGATATTGAGATATTGAGTCATCTGTACAGAGAGAAatgtattcaatgttttctttAATTGTTTGGAAGCTGCATTGCACTTCAGCAGTTACAAATAAACAGGTAAGAAGACCAATTGTGAGTGTTGTAAGCAAACTTATCGATATCTTAGAGAACAAACAAGAAATGTTCACTTGTGGCAGAATGATgtcaatttgaatgtttttgaatGTAAAATTAAGCTGTGCTAGACTTCCATTGGGGGTGTTCTCACACATGCAAAATGAGAGAAGTACCGGTATTTTGTTATGTAATATGCCGAGAAAAATCCAGATTCTGCCCAACAATTTACATACTGGGTGGAGCCTGTGCTGACACACATTGCACTGCCTCAACCCTATGGTACGTAGCTCAAACCATGCTCGAGTAGTGCACTCCACTTCACATTGCTCAGCAATGATTGCTGCATATGTCGGGAAAATCAGTGTCATCATCTCACCTTACTTGATGTGGCTTCCTGCCAGCAGTCGAAATCCTTTTCCATGGTCCGCATTTTGGCGCTGGCCGCAAAGCAGCAGATGAATCCCTCAGCAAACAAGCTGAGGGATTCATTTCACATTGCATTTAGCAGGGAACTGTGCTAAGCTAGGTTTTCAGGTCACTCTTCTACAATGAGCAACGCTCATCTGTAACGGAATAAACAAAAGGTAACGGGAGTGAGCTGAAATCGCATTTGCGAACCCGATACGTTAACACACAACATCTCCTATTATTTTTCTAGGTGACTACTTACACTGTTTCCTGCCCAAACTCCCTTGGACATCTGGTTCTGATCGAACTAGACAAATGGCAGTTCTTTCTTCTTCCTGGTGATGCTTGGTTCCTTAACAAGGTGGAAATCAAATCACCTGAGAAAGACATCTACATTTTTCCCGTCTACTGCTGGatcaatgacagtgagactCACCGCTTCAGGGAGGGCACAGGTGGGCTCATTCGTGTGCCTGTTTACTTTTGTGTACTGGATACCTACAAATAATTCTTATGCTCTGAAAGCTCTAAAGGTCTTTGATGAAAACAGTTCTATTGGTCAGTATGCAAGGGAGCAGGAGTTGAGCCAGCGTCGTGCAGACTATAGGTGAGTGTTTACTGCTCAAAAATATTAGCTTGGTTACAATGTTAGCATAATGTATAAGTCTGCATTCATCTTTAAATCACACTACAGATGGAATTCGTATTACCCAGGCACGCCCCACGCCATTAAGGCAGATGGTGCTCTTAGTCTACCGGATGAGCTCCAGTTTTCCTTCACCAAGACTACAGAGATTGCATTCTCGACAGCCACAGGGTAAGACCGTTTAAATCTTACAGTTGGATCAGATGAGCCCAACAATTTCAATGTTTGACACTTTCTTAGCACGAAcgtctttaccagataaaaatgcacaaagtgcctctcactgttcaacattcaacaaggaaacggtgagtaattctgcgagaacagaacgTCCATTCGTCTGTTAGGTTTATTTGTTGCAGGCCATCGCCACTTATTGGTTTCGTCAAACAGCGCCTCATTGGTCCGACGTTTTTTTAGCTGGAGCGGTACAAGCTGTATACtgtttgtgaaacacaaataccgcaagaattcagcttgctggcaaggttatCTTTAAAGctgcttgttttgtttctcaGGTTGGCTGAGCTTCAACTAAAAGGCCTACTTGACAATCCAGAAAATTGGGAAAGTCTTGACGATATCAATGACGTCTTCCGTCACAAAGGCACCCCGTTATCAGGTACCGAAGCCGATTGGTGAAGTTCTTCCATCATCACAAAATGTCGgcttatgtgttttgtttttgtcaagtgTGTTTTATGGATAAGTCAACATGGTTGTAGTAGCAGCAGTCGTATGTGTCAGATTACGTCCAGGAACACTGGAAGGAGGACTGGTTATTTGCATACCAGTTCCTAAATGGCGGCAATCCCACCTTGATTCGACGTTGCAAAACTCTGCCTGAGAATTTCCCCGTGACTGATGACATGGTCTTCATCCCCGATGGTTCAAACTTGTCTCAGGAGTTGACGGTAACAGCTTGTTTCATATTTTCCTCACATTTGTTTGAGGATTTCAACATATGCAGTGGAACTAATTTTTTCAATGGCGCAGCAGTTCGGCATTCCACCATATGTAATGTCGACAATATAAGCCTCTGATTTGTTTGCCTTCAAACAGCAAGGCAACATATACTTGAGTGACTACAAGAACCTGGACGGACTGCCTGCAAACATCGTCCAAGGGATTCAGCAGTATTTGACGGCGCCACTCGTCCTACTTCACAAAAGACCCGATGATAAGCTGATGCCTATTGCTATTCAGGTGACATTAGTTTACTCCGGCcttagggtaaaaaaaaataaataaaaatagtcaaTAGGTGAATTTCCTATCAGCCTGAGCTTGTGGGTGAGGTAACAAGATTCTGCGGTCCGGAGtctgaaaaacaaatacaatacaattctTACCAGGAACTATCTAATAgatttagtctagtctagtcaatCTGTTGACCACCGGTTGTGTTGATTTAGcgaaatgctatcttggttgacagttcaacagcactaAAAATACAGTGCCAATATCCAACCTCCCTTGTGATCCCACATTGTAGCATTGGAAATGACTGCTGGCATTCAGtctgactacatttcccatgattcttagacaagTAAGCAGGAAATATAGTTCCGGTATGACGTGAACATGAATGTGAACAAAAATAGGATAACTGGTTTATTGTATGAattgctatgacaactgtgtgactgACATCCACATGACCCAAACAATTACCGTATTTACCGTACTATAAGGCGAAACTGTCCCAGTCAAACTGCGACGTTAAGTCTACCTTTGAACCGACCACTTTGAGAAGATAAGACatgaaaaatcacaaatatcTTTAAATCACTTATAAAAATGGACATTTACGGAAGGATTTCATCATTAATTTTGATTGCCATATTTTGCCCTTCCCACAGCTGAAACAGACTCCGGCTGAAGACAACCCCATCTTTCTCCCAACTGACTCAACGTACGATTGGCTGACAGCTAAGATTTTTGTGAGAAGTGCAGACTTTTCAGAGCATCAGCTCAACGCACACTTGCTGCGCACTCACCTGTTGGCTGAGGTTTTTGTGGTGTCACTGCTGCGCAACCTGCCCATGGTGCATCCCTTGTACAAGGTAACAGGAACTTTCCCAATCTGGTTTCAACCATAATATGATTTTATTCATCAAGGCATCTGTTGTCACAAGATCTTGTTTTATGGTCCTTCCTTTTATCCTTTAGCTCCTCATTCCCCACACTCGTTACACTCTGCATATAAACGAAATCGGCCGAATAAGGCTGATTGGACCCACTGGAGTCTTCACCAACGTAAAAGTTTGATTTCAGCATAAAATTGAAGATCATTTGTtgacattattacattattggacTGCCTCTCAGTTTGCAGCAGCTGGTGGTAGAGAGACTATGCTGAAGATCATGGCAAGGTCGCTGTCCTCGATCACCTATCGGTCACTTTGCATCCCCGACGACATTGCTGATCGCGACTTGCAGGATGTGCCCAACTTCTACTACAGGGATGACGGACTCCAACTCTGGAACATCATATTCAAGTATAATACGATATGAAATACCTGTTCTTACAAAACGCAgagtagatagatggatggactaATGTATTTTTTGGCAAATGAAGATCAATGCATACATACGCGAATCGCATTAATTGTCACCATTTGACATTGTTTTTGGATCATCTTTAAAGTTGTCCTTCGAAAGGTTTGTGCAGGGAGTGATACAGTACTACTACAAAAATGACAAGAAGGTGGCACGAGATTCAGAATTGCAGACTTGGATCGCAGACATTTTTGAACATGCGTTCCTTTCCCAGCCACAAACAGGTGACGTTTACAAGGATGATACGACGCTTACTCACCACCATCCACCCAGTACATCAAATGCCTTGAAACGATGCGGTGTTCCCACTCTCCTCGCCAGGAATCCCTCAGCGTTTCACCGCTGTGCCTGAGCTGGTCAAATTTGCCACCATGGTGATATTCACTTGCTCGTGCCAGCATGCGGCTGTAAACAACGGACAGGTGAACCCctcaggataaacgccagcgttcCCTTGTACGATTTTCCTTCGGATCTAAACAGgcataaaacaaagcatttttgcaAACCCTTATTGCAGTTCGACTTTTGTGGATGGATGCCCAACACCCCCGCAACCCTGCAACGTCCTCCGCCGACTGAAAAGGGGACAACAAGTGAGGCCACAATGCTGCAGACGTTACCTCCTATCAACGTGACGGCTCGGGGAATGGCCACAGCCTGGCTGCTCAGCAGGCAGTCCTCAGACTTTGTAAGTAGACCAACGTTGACAGTAGTGACAGACCGATATGGtattttcaaggccgataccgatacagattattagtagtcaaggaggacgataaccgatatttcaagcaaatattcatttgcagtaaaatggaaaaaaaaaaactgttttttttaactatattgtcggatttgtttgaaaaattacaacaaaaattgcagggagcttccagggtcagtAGCATGTTTTAGGCTAGATCGTTAcagatttctactgtaaatgtatatattttttttatatataaaattttaacataatatcttgattgaatgattttttaaataaaaaagtgtagggagttcctattttttaaaaagtggaaatttaacacATTCTTTCccagacagcaaaaaaaaaatgcatcatttgacgtctttttccgtcaatggcagtgaatgagttaacagtggCGTTGTAGACTTTGTACAGCCATCGTATTTGCATGTTTGTGTCGACAGGTTCCCCTCGGACACTACCCAGAGGAGCATTTCAGCGAGGCGATCCCTCGCCAGCTGCAAAAGGAGTTTAAAGTTGAGCTTGACAGGTTGTCAATCACCATCAACGAGAGAAACAAAAGTCTGGAGATCCCTTACACTTACTTGGATCCAAAGAACGTCGAAAACAGTGTGGCCATTTAATTGTCGGAAGGTTGCCAAGGGAACCTCCACAATCTGTTCCGTGAGGCTGGTTGACTTCTAAATTGATCTCTGATTTTGATCAAGGGAGTTCATTCATTTGCGAGACTTTTGGTTTATTTGACCCATGTTGGTTCCACTGAAAGCGCAACGTTGCTTTTCGAACGGCTGTGTGCATCTGACATGCTTAATACTAGATCAAGGGCAAGCTGCATATTAAAATGTGTCAGTCTTTCTGCTATGTTGCAACTTGAACTGCTTTTTAGGTTAGGGATCGTAGCTTATTATTTAACGATTTATTAAACATCTACTTGGCTGGtgtgttatgcaaataaagtttGAAAATCCCAAGCATTTTAGATGTCTGATTAGTTcacaaaatacatgaaaatacaaTTGTGTCATACTTGCGTGAACGATGGAATGTTTCTGCTTGGGTTGCTTTATTCTGGTTTTCCTCTCATCCACATTTAAGCATCGACGTCAAGAACAAGAGCCGATGCAACTTTACTTCGATCAAGgttttgggacttttttttttttttttcttcagctgtAAATACGGCCTTGCCTGTGGAAGAAATTCGGATCATGGAATTGTGGATTTTTCTTGAGACTTGTGAATGTCATTTAAATCTGTGATAAAATTCCAAAACACGtttaatttcaattttaaaataccTTATGGAGCGGATGCATCGTCAGTCAGTTGGGATGAGTAGGAGTGAGCTGAAGATGAGATGAGAAGGAGCTGGTGGCTCCAATTACACTTTGAagaagattttaaaaaattgatatatatataattttctaatattgtggaatatgagcacaatccacctgtttttatcccaaTTGGTGGGCATAAATTTTGTCATCATTtgaaattgacatcacagttttttttttaaatgacatcacagttgctcatctaaggaaacgaccaatcacagctcagattgagaatatcacatgaccaaactcagacacCAGTTTAATTTAATAAGAATACTTCAGTTTTTTTGCACCACTAAATCACATAGACATATGTTGACCAAACAATaaacattaaacaaacaaaaatgaatcaaatacaaaacttaatgattttttttttcagtacattaattcaaaaagtgaaagtCACTTTCTATAGATTCACTACagtgatgttttaaaaaaataataataattttgatgaTTTTGTCTGACAGCGAACAAAAGCCCAAAATTCATCATTTCAAGAAATTAGAATATTAACTTGaattgtccaaatacttttacatgtatttaatgTATCTATCGTATACAGTTTTCCCATTTTGAATTGAACTACTGCAACAAATACTTTGAGCACATTCCAATTTATGGATCTTCAGCGGAAAAACTACAAATTGTATGACTTTCGGGCACTTTTGGAGGTTCTGCTGGCTGAAAGTGTGACTCACCTTGGGGATCAAAAGTGGGTCATTATTAAAAGATGGCAATATATGGAGCGTGTCTCGGAGAGGTGTGCATCTCGAGTGATGCAGTAAATCGCATACAAACTGCGTTTCAGTCAAACACGTTTTATTTACAATTGGCTCTGCGCTAATTTTGAATatgatgaacaaaaaaaaaaatcatccactgcccttcatcatcatcaaataacacaataaatgataaatgtgCCGAACAGTTATGGGGAGCGTTGAGAAAGTACTTCAACAATGTATCTACAGTACGCACGGtgttcaattaaaatgttttgagcACAAAATGAATTTACAATATGTCTGAAGCACACCACGAATGTTTGCATTTGAGTATGTACATTTACAGTAACAATTTGTAGAAGCTTCAAGAGTTGCCTGAAACAAACGACACTGATAGACAACAATTGTACAGCATACAGTATAAATTCGTATAAATTTGATCTCATGGCATTTAGGAGGACAAAAAGATTGATTTACAAAATAAAGCTGGTAGCTCTTTGCCTGAAACGCTGTGACAAACGATGAGAATAGCTGCACTGGTTAAAGCAACAAACACATCAACACAGAAAACTCATTGTCCATttgaacattaactcattcaaacccaaagacaTATAAGTatgtttttcaatactttgttcttcactcccaaaaagatatttatatgttttttttttgttttttttccaatgcctAAAGCATATAGATAGAGCTTCTGACATTAAGCGgtcgtttaaagcaatggtagatattgcaaaaaacggccagcaggtggcagaagactataagaaatcagccagggccatttgcaacaagctctttttgccagtgttttcaacaggtttgtgaatgatgatgaaacttagcaatattctaatgctaattgctgcaaaatggaaacggatatgtttttatagcaatagaatgtgACTTCATTTCTGCAATaccctaactttttttttttttttgccagtactTTATTTCATGCAAAAATATCATTTAATTCTGACAAATCTTCAACTCcccctcataaaaaaaaatcaactaaatcCTCTTAAAATGTAAGATTGATTTATGCAATATTACTCTCTCATATAACCCatgatttcttttcattttcccTCCTAAATGAGAATTTAGTTCTGCtaaaatgtcaactttattCTTGCAACATTATGTTTTTGAATGACATCTTAAGTCAACTTGTTCCTTGATTGTTCTCACATAATGGACCTGATACCAAAGACATATAAGTatgtttttcaatactttgttcttcactcccaaaaacatatttatacgttttttttgttttgtttttggggggcgCCAAAATTACGCCATCGTAATTTTGATCTGATCAGATGAGTAACAAACCCGAGTGGCCACCACTGGTATGACCACAGCAATTAGCAAAGCGACTAAAGGGGCAGTGGCGGGAGGGCGGGGTTGGTAGGTGGGcgttaccatggcaaccacaCGGGCGCAGGCCTCCGCGCCAGACGAGGCTGACGTCGAGTTCAGTCTTTGCGTTTCGAGACGCACGCGGTGCTGCTGTTCATCCGTTTGGACGCCAGGGGGCGCCAAGTGCGAAGAGGAGTTCCGACCAAGAGTCACGGCTCATCGAGATGATCTTTCAATCGTTTTCTCTTCCCGCTTTCTCCCTCGAGCCGCCGCGTCAGAGACTCGTCGGGTCGCGATCGTCCGTGCAGGAGCCTCTTGCGAGCGAGATGTCGTCCACCGCCATCTCGCCGCTCCGCCCCCGCCCCCGCTCGCCCTTCAGCACCACCTGTCGGGGGAACGGTCACGAATCCGTCCTTAGTTGCAGGAACAAATTTGAATTTTTGAGACGACTGCTAGGAAATGTTTGAAATGAATTCAAGCTTACGCTCTCCAGGCCCGTTCCCCAAAGCGTTATCTGGGTGTGTCTCCAGCTGTTGCCGCCCGTCCTCCCCCACACGGCCGGGCTGTAGCGGGCGCCCTTCTTCACAAACACCTGCAGCATGCCCACGTGATGGCCCGCCAGCTTGTGGCGGAAGGACAGGCAAAGGTTGCCCTCGTTCCAGGGCGGAGCCAACGGGAGGACCAGCCTCGCCCCCCGCCCCGTCCTCTTGTTGCCCACTTCGGGGATGGTCAGGTAGCGACCgcctggagagagagagagagagaggcctcctttctgtcaatttttttttttttttttttttttttaggattctgATTGGCATAACCTGGGAAAAAATGTGTTCAccaaaaatgagacaaaaataaacataaaaaaataaaaccttatGTATATGCAGGGTCTTTTTGTGTGAAAATCGGTGTATTTTTTGGGAGGGAGGGGGTCAAGAGGGGAACTCatatttttatcaaaaaaaaaaaaaaaaaatatatatatataattaaaaaaaagaattgtaaaTTTAGTAAATGTGAAAATTCCTGCATGAACCtggaaatgattaaaaaaaaaaagaaaaggtattGTGTATAGGGAGTATAAGATATAGAGATATAGAGTTTATTGCAGCGTCCCAACTCCTCTCTGTTCATCAGTACGGCACTCATATTAGTCATTTTCTgcaaaggataaagaatatatgcctgtgagtattgttatatggTCCGTCTCCATGTGTTCTACAAACATGTTCAGATAAccatttcttaactcatttgctccccaaaacgtataaatactttctattttaaatgttttaagagtcccaaagacgtatttatacgtttttttgtttgttttgttttttatgctacagcatacagaggctttcatgcagcctctgaactgcagagaacgggtagttattacaaaaacggccagcaggtgacagcagagtaaaataaataaataaataaataaataaataaataaaaatactttcctGCCTGCAATATGAAAATTTGAATTAACAGGTGCTTATTatgataaaattaaaattcccACACGAAGCTGAATGCAAAAGATAAAAGTTGTAatgttcagaaaaaaatagatactgaaaaaaaaaatcagtatgtaATATGCTCAaagaagaaatggaaaaaaaatatttatttttccagaaaaacaaaaaacaaaaaacaattgaatTGAATGTGGTCATTTTTAGGGCCCAACTGATATGGATTATTTGAGGCCTATGGAGGTTCCGATATTTGTCAGAATAAAATTCAGATAACTGATTAATTGACAGATTAATTGAAAATAAgataatgaatgaaaataaattctctTTTGGCCCCGTAACACATAACAATATAGAAATAAATTTTCGGCA encodes the following:
- the LOC144020631 gene encoding arachidonate 12-lipoxygenase, 12R-type-like yields the protein MVDYEVTVYTDDRVNASTVNPVHIKLVGTNGDSERTWLKSLIIFRGSVTTYTVSCPNSLGHLVLIELDKWQFFLLPGDAWFLNKVEIKSPEKDIYIFPVYCWINDSETHRFREGTALKVFDENSSIGQYAREQELSQRRADYRWNSYYPGTPHAIKADGALSLPDELQFSFTKTTEIAFSTATGLAELQLKGLLDNPENWESLDDINDVFRHKGTPLSDYVQEHWKEDWLFAYQFLNGGNPTLIRRCKTLPENFPVTDDMVFIPDGSNLSQELTQGNIYLSDYKNLDGLPANIVQGIQQYLTAPLVLLHKRPDDKLMPIAIQLKQTPAEDNPIFLPTDSTYDWLTAKIFVRSADFSEHQLNAHLLRTHLLAEVFVVSLLRNLPMVHPLYKLLIPHTRYTLHINEIGRIRLIGPTGVFTNFAAAGGRETMLKIMARSLSSITYRSLCIPDDIADRDLQDVPNFYYRDDGLQLWNIIFKFVQGVIQYYYKNDKKVARDSELQTWIADIFEHAFLSQPQTGIPQRFTAVPELVKFATMVIFTCSCQHAAVNNGQFDFCGWMPNTPATLQRPPPTEKGTTSEATMLQTLPPINVTARGMATAWLLSRQSSDFVPLGHYPEEHFSEAIPRQLQKEFKVELDRLSITINERNKSLEIPYTYLDPKNVENSVAI